Within Lolium rigidum isolate FL_2022 chromosome 5, APGP_CSIRO_Lrig_0.1, whole genome shotgun sequence, the genomic segment CTTCGAAGTGGAAGACTGGGAAGAATCATGTGAGTGATGCAGGCAGAGGTGGTTTGGTCTAGATGGCTTGTTTTATCCAGATGCCATTTTCTCTCATTTTCTTTTGGCTAATATATGATGTACTATATCGATACTCATATTCTGTCAAGTAGGTTCCTGGTTGTTGCCTGTTGACTACTAATGATTTTGTCACTGTGGCAATCAATCCTTCTGTAAGGCTGCTGCTTCTTTTGCAGCCATTCATTTGAACTAAGAAGAAGATGCCATAAATTTACCTTCGCTGGTCTCTTTCTGGGTTTGAATGGTACCTTGTGTGATCTCACGTATGCTATGAATTTCTCGTGTCATTCCTGTAATTAGGCCGAGTCGTTCTCCTGCTGATGTTCCCTATGAAGTGGAGCGGCGACCTGGAGGTGCAGCAGTGTAGCTTGTGTGATCTCATGTATGTTACAAATTGCTTAGGGATCTCACTGGATAATCTGGTTGCCATTTGCTAGTGATCACTGTGTGGTCCTAATGCTTAGCTGAATTGAAAGAGGTCTTGAGGTATGTTTAAATGCAACTGAAACAGAGTTGCTTTTCTGCATTTGGTTTGTTTTTCTTGCTATTTTGTCCTTCCCTTCGCTAAGTTGTTATCCCAAACCCCCTATCCACTAGGGTCTGCCCGCTCCATGGACCAGCAAGAACCTTGGTAATTGTACCCACGAGTTATTTTGCATAAGAAAACTTCCTCATGGGAATTCAGACTTAAACTGATTACTATGGTGTGGCTCGTCTGATCACCTCTGTTTAATGTAGATCATATGATATTGCGGAAATGCCAACCTTGTGTTGCTGAACTCAAGATATGTATCTGCTACACAAGTTAATATATGTCAGTGTGCTGGTCTACAGGATCTGTTTCTGAATTCACCATCTTTTCTAATTGCAGAAAATCAATTTGATCTTAAGATAAGCTCAAGATCATGAGCTCGTTAGATAAATTATTTAGAGGGTCAGTAAACAAAGTTTCGAGGGAACACTATGATGGCAACTGGCATGAAGGCAATTCACGTGCTCACATCAAAGTTAGCTTCTTCTCATTTACGTCATTATGTTCCCATATGCAGACTTAATCATTTATCCTTTCTAGTTTCTATTGTAACTAGTCCTTTCTTTTCATATAATCTACCTATTTAACAAGAAGCACAAACACATCATTCAGTTGAAGTTAAAACACCTACCAGTAACATTTGGTTCTACATGATTATTCAGGACCTCTAGGATGCATTTACCTGATATAGAAGTATGGTCGTTCAAGTTGCTTGTCATGATTGCTGTAGGGTGCATATGATGAGAGGACACGGAGGAAGATCCTAATAAGGGGAATGCCATTGGTTATACCCAAGCAATTTCTCTTCCCCTCAAATGGATACAGGTGCGTACTGGATCCTATGGTTTATTTGATGCTTCAATTGTAACATATTTTGATTGCAAAAACCATAAGTTGTTTGGTTATTTTCAACACATGTTATATTTGCGTAATGCTACAAAGATGTATGTGTGTTCTCCTGCTGCATTCCATGTCCTGGTCCCTCTTTTGAAACACAAAAGTGCCGCTATGAAGTTCTGAAATGATTGATGCAACTATTTTTATCAAAATAGTAATGTTTCTCAATCACTATTTTTTGTTGCAAAACTAGTGCCACCCCGTCAATTTCATCTGAAAATCCAATGCAGATATAAGTAGTAGTTGGATGATCAGCTCGCCCTTAAATGGTGAAAAATATGTCATAAAGAGAAAAGGAAATCTGAAGTCATAAGGAGGGTCAGTAATTTGTATTTCTACAAGCTTGCAGGTTCCATGAAACGCAGAATGGTTAGGCTTCACATAGGATACCAGCAGTCATTTTTCTGTCAAAGAATGATTAGCTCGATACCACTAATGCAAATTTGCTGTCCTTTTTTTCCGGTTCAAATAAGAAAACTCAGTAGTTTTGGTGGCAGCCTGCCCCAACTTGCTTcagaaaaaggctttgatgttgatgTTTAGTAGTTTTGGTGGCCAGCCCTGATTTGATTATTAGAATCTACCATTTTATGCTTCTGTTTATTCTTAGCTGTTTCTGACTCGTGTAGGGCTTGTGCTGGATGCAAAAATCCAGTTGGCCATGGGCGTTTTCTTAGTTGTATGGATGTAGTTTGGCACCTCAGGCTGCAGATGCTTTGCTTGCAATAAGCCCACATCTGAGTATGAGGTATAAAAGTGAGCGTGGCGCAATGAACTCGTAAAAATATCAAAAACTTGATTTCAAAGTTTCGAGAAGTTCTTATAAAAAAACTGGCTGTAGTCAATGATGTGTACTACAaccatgcaaaatctcaatgggaaatactttgtattctaggctacataaaaatgacaagTGGATGTGAGTATAGTGAACAGTACATATTTTCAAACCCCCAAAATAtatcagattttatcatttttgtgtagccaagAAAACAAGGTATGTTgtgttgaaatttgaatttttgcATGCTTGTAGGACACATCATTGACTACATCCAGATTTTTTCTTGAACTTCAAAATAccgtttttgaaattttaaaaaactgGCTACATTCTACCATGCTTTAATTAGATCAAATAATTAATGCTAGTGTTTCTTCTATGCAGTTTGCTATGCATGAAGACCAGCCATACCACAAATTCCACTATAAAGTTCTTTTTCATACAAAATGTGATGCCTGCAAGAACTTTGCAAGTGTTCTCCAGCCATGTTTATGGAAGAACATGGGATTGTTAGTTGAATCTCGACTATTGCATTTCTTTCtttcccagattccaacaaataaaAATGGCCTGATCAAGTACCGAGCACATCCTTTGTGGATACATATGTACTGTCCTTCCCATGTAGATTTGACTACTAAATTTAGACAGCAAGTTCCGTTACTTTGGTCGAATAGGAGGCTTTGAATGAAGCGTTGGACGCTGAGAAAAGTGTAAGTAAGATGATAATCTAGTTATTGAAGAGCATCCTTGATCAATATTACGGGGATTTTTTTCCCTTACAGATCATCATTCAAGTAAAGCAAAGGACATTCTCGGTTCGTGAAGATGGCTGCATATATTGGAGGCTATTGCCCATTGGTTAAAAGTTAGATACATCATACAGGTTAAGATTAATTTACAGTAAATTAAGAGGAGAAGGAAAGGTAGTCCGTACAGCTATTTGTAAGATTTCGTGTTGCTTTGTGAAATAATAACACGTGTAAGTCTTCTGATACAGATATGCTACAACTGTTGTGAAATAATAATATGTGGCATGCAGGTCTTGATACAAGGGTCTTTTTTGGCAAACACATATCTTACAAGTTACAAGCAGTAATTTGGAATAAGTTGTGGCAAAAGCAGCGTTTAATATTTATCAACCGCGATAAAGATATTTGTTGTATTGTGAACAAGCATTTCAGGAATAGATGTACTTTGGTTCATCAAGATCACTGATCTTATACGTGGTTAATACAAAATTGATGTCATTAGATGTGTGTTCAGATCCGCTCTGTTTGTCTGTTTATTTTGTAACACAAAATGTTGCACCAAAAAAATTTATTACTGTCGAAAGCTCGAACAGACAACGCGTTTGGGTTGAGACTTTGATATTTTCAGCTTAAAAAACCACGTGAAATGACCTAAATACCCCTCTGGCATTCTTGCAAATTATCTCAACTTTCTCGCTGGACCGAATCGATCGATCAGATCAAATCCCCCTGTTCGTCCAGAGTGAGCGAGCGGAAGAAGGGCGGGAGTGccgccggccacaccaagccgaCCACGGGCGGCGCATCTCTCCGGCGACTACACAAGCCGCGGCTTCGCGGTTCCACTGCCGGCCAACCAACGGCGAAGTGGCGAGTGGAGACCGGGCGCCCCGCTGTTGGAGGCCATGGCCGTGAGGAGCGCGCCGTGCATGCTTGCCGTGGCATTCGTCGCCGCCGCTTGGGTCTCCGTTGCGTCTTCAGTTCCTGAGCAGGTGCGTCGGGGTGGATTGGATTTCGCTTGGACCCGTACGATGCGTGCCTTGAGAAGAAGGTTCGTAGTTGTTGCTGCTTCCATGCTACGGTAGTTCAGATAGAATGCAGGAAAATCGTTGGTGAATTTAATTCATAGAGGCTATTTTTTCTGCCATCCAGTGTAATGATAATACTTTGTAGGATTTGTGCTGCCGTTCCatatttactccctccgtcccaccaaagttgtctgagatttgtcaaaatttgaatgtatctatatatgtttttagtgtctagatacatccaaatttggacAAATCAATTACAACtttcatgggatggagggagtagaataCCTTGTTCAATCTGGTGAGCTCAGTGTTCTGGTGGTAATTAAATCGGTGTACCTTGTTTTCACTTGTTCTACACAAAATTGTTCACACATCTGGATATGACATACTTTTAGGTGCTCCTTTGAATTTTTGGTATGCTTTATTCCTACTATTTGTTTGATATTCTGTCCGCAAGTTTTAATTTCTGATTCTGGACAGGCAGGCAGCAGCCAGAAGGCTGTCAATTGTATGCCTTGCTCTAGGACGTACATTGCCGACACATATCTTGACGCCTTGACGGGACAGCTTGCCGAACACCGTGACTTAACTGAAGTGTCTGATACTGCTGACTTGTGTAAAGGACTTACTGATGACCTTGATGTGCCTATGGTTTCAGAAGTGCACAGACAACTGGTTGGTGAAGGTTCCCACCGCCGTTTAGTCTATTCTGTCAAATTTGGTAACTGCAAAGATGCTATGTTAAAATTCTTTGATGACTATGATGCCAATCTAGTGATAATTGAAAAGCTCCCCAGTGGGGTATTTGCTGACCCGTTTGAGCTTCAACATTTTGTTGAGCGGAAAGGTGAAACCAAACTCTGATCTGGCCATTTAACTATATCACTACTCGTTTACATTATGTTAATTTCCTTTTACATTGTTGCAGTTTTCCTTGATGTTGGGGTTTTTGGAGACACGAATCTTGAACTACCCTCGGCTCTGTCCAACCGGTCAGCTGTCGAGATTCATTTTGATCTCAAGCCAAGCAAGTCAAGGGACTGTAACCTTGTAGTAGAGCTTCCTCTCCACGCTAGATACCCGGTAAGTTTATAATTTTGTAATAAACTATGTGTGGTAACAAACTATCAACTTTATTTCTTTTGTTCATGCGGTCTGTCACAGGCTTATTATATGGAAAGTGTTCAAGAAGATAGATAGCACTCATGTTTGCTTTGTCAATTTGAGAAAAtgagttatgtcattatgtgtctTTGAATATTCAACAACGGTTTGGTGGTTAGATGTATATTATAACTGCCCCAATGGAGACTAAAAAAGTGCATCCTGATAACATAGGAAACACTTATTCTAGGTCAGGTTAGCGGCTTGATGTCAATACTTGCAtataatacatgcttagctcgGTTTTTGCAGAACATCTAACAAATAATATTGAGTGTAGATCTGCAAAAAATCTTGCAAATTTTGTAATTTCTGTTTAGTTTTGTCTCGGGTCACATCTCACTTGTGTCCTTGTATTTATGGTAATGTTATGGATCAACTCCTGAGCATACTACCATTAAACGTTCCTATAATTTCCAGAAGAATATTTAAGCTAGTGAACAGTGTGGGAGATGGATATCTGGATAAACTAAAAATTCTGATGAACTGAACCATGGCAAGAAAAGGTCTGCAGTGTACAGTCAATCAAGAGACTAGGAAATCTGGCACGACATCTGCTTGTCCAATGTTCTTTCTCCCAACAAATCTGGCACAACTTTCTGTCCAAGCTGAACCTGCTAAGCTGCATGCCCCGGGCTGATAAGAATTTTAACACCTGGTTCGCttcagccgccgccggtgctatcCCTACCTTGCAAAAAGGTGTCAAATCACTTATCTTGCTCACCATCTGGCGGCTATGGAAGACTAGGAATGAGGTGGTTTTCAAGGAACTTACCCCCAACAGGTTGGATTTGGTCGTTTCCATTCTTGAGGAAGCAAAGCTATGGATGTAAGCTGGTGCTAAGGCACTTCGTCGCCTACCCCTGCACTCCAGGCCCCCAGATGGCATGTTAAACTAGAGCATGCCAGGCTAACAAATGTTAGCCTTGagtctttctctttcttttttggttGTTCTTTGT encodes:
- the LOC124653588 gene encoding phosphatidylinositol-glycan biosynthesis class X protein-like isoform X1; the encoded protein is MAVRSAPCMLAVAFVAAAWVSVASSVPEQAGSSQKAVNCMPCSRTYIADTYLDALTGQLAEHRDLTEVSDTADLCKGLTDDLDVPMVSEVHRQLVGEGSHRRLVYSVKFGNCKDAMLKFFDDYDANLVIIEKLPSGVFADPFELQHFVERKVFLDVGVFGDTNLELPSALSNRSAVEIHFDLKPSKSRDCNLVVELPLHARYPPLDTSGYATVEFRSPDLLVRYRKKEAHPGSCIWVVQNLDAAPLEKAVWRVPCGDEAHAGFVSSVTFVSALVCSMSIVLAASLIS
- the LOC124653588 gene encoding phosphatidylinositol-glycan biosynthesis class X protein-like isoform X3, whose amino-acid sequence is MAVRSAPCMLAVAFVAAAWVSVASSVPEQAGSSQKAVNCMPCSRTYIADTYLDALTGQLAEHRDLTEVSDTADLCKGLTDDLDVPMVSEVHRQLVGEGSHRRLVYSVKFGNCKDAMLKFFDDYDANLVIIEKLPSGVFADPFELQHFVERKVFLDVGVFGDTNLELPSALSNRSAVEIHFDLKPSKSRDCNLVVELPLHARYPKNI
- the LOC124653588 gene encoding phosphatidylinositol-glycan biosynthesis class X protein-like isoform X2; this translates as MPCSRTYIADTYLDALTGQLAEHRDLTEVSDTADLCKGLTDDLDVPMVSEVHRQLVGEGSHRRLVYSVKFGNCKDAMLKFFDDYDANLVIIEKLPSGVFADPFELQHFVERKVFLDVGVFGDTNLELPSALSNRSAVEIHFDLKPSKSRDCNLVVELPLHARYPPLDTSGYATVEFRSPDLLVRYRKKEAHPGSCIWVVQNLDAAPLEKAVWRVPCGDEAHAGFVSSVTFVSALVCSMSIVLAASLIS